Proteins encoded within one genomic window of Bombus pyrosoma isolate SC7728 linkage group LG13, ASM1482585v1, whole genome shotgun sequence:
- the LOC122574128 gene encoding transmembrane reductase CYB561D2-like yields MDEEGVNATSFQLGQTKVDVSSSSEFPNSSANFETSDTKRSAWSTCVTIVDLVNHILIVCLTAFTLYYSVTPSVFNHTTLCTVGYVLLMSEAIVVLAGDNILTRYFTHRTKKHLHWILQLLGLICIIAGVVLMYRVKTVHFKSNHAILGITSLIVMIFLTVTGYPVFIAAKLRKVIRPITIKFGHNFLGLSCFAIGMASQCLGYWKFRTMNISSKVDARLICIIVSITIVVLSARKALPTLFQQFVKLFR; encoded by the exons ATGGATGAAGAAGGAGTAAACGCAACGTCGTTCCAGTTGGGCCAGACAAAAGTCGATGTCTCGTCGTCCTCGGAATTTCCGAATAGTTCCGCGAATTTCGAAACCTCTGACACGAAACGAAGCGCATGGAGCACGTGCGTTACCATAGTTGACCTCGTTAACCATATACTCATCGTTTGTCTGACAGCGTTCACCCTGTATTACTCGGTGACTCCCAGTGTCTTCAATCATACGACCCTCTGCACTGTCGGG TATGTCCTGCTGATGTCGGAGGCTATTGTCGTGCTCGCTGGTGACAACATCTTGACGAGATATTTTACGCACCGCACAAAGAAACACCTGCATTGGATTCTGCAGCTACTTGGCCTGATTTGCATCATTGCCGGTGTCGTGTTAATGTACCGAGTGAAAACGGTTCACTTCAAGTCCAATCACGCGATCCTAGGCATCACATCTCTAATCGTAATGATCTTTTTAACTGTGACCGGCTATCCTGTCTTTATCGCCGCGAAACTCCGAAAAGTAATAAGACCGATAACGATTAAGTTTGGCCACAACTTCTTAGGTTTATCGTGTTTCGCGATCGGCATGGCGTCACAATGTTTGGGCTATTGGAAATTCAGAACGATGAATATTTCGTCAAAAGTGGACGCAAGATTGATCTGTATAATCGTTAGTATTACGATCGTTGTGCTTTCGGCAAGGAAAGCTCTTCCGACTCTTTTCCAACAGTTCGTAAAACTATTTAGATAA